A genomic segment from Polyangium mundeleinium encodes:
- a CDS encoding HRDC domain-containing protein yields the protein MTSLEAPPYDVVWVDEARALGGAIERAMKAKEIAVDVEANGLFVYRPRLCAAQIAWEEGDSTVVLIVDTLATSAAALEPLLGPEGPIKVLHDLTFDARMLAEVGAPLARVRDTSVTARLLGQKATGLASVLAAELGVVLDKRFQQHDWSRRPVSSAERRYLGDDVAYLLRLDRALAAKAAAIDIEAEIEEECAYKLRAALAPPRETRPSYVRIKGAQKLDPPGRAALRSLVAAREAIAEAADVPPFKIVTNEILIELAQRRPTSVPELGHVPGALSGRAGRHAARWLEAITRGAAEGNVPPEEEALFGVAPVDRKEIARRREIEAKISAFRRAEAKRRGIDEQAVLPGHCAQDVASILFTAAGEDSAATLARIAAIPGLGAKRVERYGKRLASLLTAPGEQARGSAQREES from the coding sequence ATGACGAGCCTGGAAGCGCCGCCGTACGACGTCGTCTGGGTCGACGAGGCGCGCGCGCTCGGAGGCGCGATCGAGCGCGCCATGAAGGCGAAGGAAATCGCGGTGGACGTGGAGGCGAACGGCCTCTTCGTCTACCGCCCCCGCCTCTGCGCCGCGCAGATCGCCTGGGAGGAAGGGGATTCGACGGTCGTCCTGATCGTCGACACGCTCGCGACGAGCGCGGCCGCGCTCGAACCACTCCTCGGCCCCGAGGGGCCGATCAAGGTGCTGCACGATCTCACGTTCGACGCGCGCATGCTCGCCGAGGTCGGCGCGCCGCTCGCGCGCGTACGCGACACCTCGGTGACGGCGCGGCTCCTCGGCCAGAAGGCGACGGGGCTCGCGTCCGTGCTCGCGGCGGAGCTCGGCGTCGTCCTCGACAAACGCTTTCAGCAACACGACTGGTCGCGAAGGCCCGTTTCATCGGCGGAACGGCGTTATCTCGGGGACGACGTCGCGTACCTCCTGCGGCTCGATCGCGCGCTCGCCGCGAAGGCGGCGGCGATCGACATCGAAGCCGAGATCGAGGAGGAGTGCGCGTACAAGCTCCGCGCCGCGCTCGCGCCTCCGCGGGAGACACGTCCCTCGTACGTGCGGATCAAGGGCGCACAGAAGCTCGATCCGCCGGGCCGCGCCGCGCTGCGGAGCCTCGTCGCCGCGCGCGAGGCGATCGCCGAGGCCGCCGATGTGCCGCCGTTCAAGATCGTCACGAACGAGATCTTGATCGAGCTCGCGCAGAGGCGTCCGACCTCGGTCCCGGAGCTCGGCCACGTGCCCGGCGCGCTCTCGGGCCGCGCGGGGAGGCACGCGGCGAGGTGGCTCGAGGCGATCACGCGTGGCGCGGCCGAAGGGAACGTGCCGCCCGAGGAGGAAGCGCTCTTCGGGGTCGCGCCGGTCGATCGGAAGGAGATCGCGCGGCGGCGGGAGATCGAGGCGAAGATCAGCGCGTTCCGGCGCGCCGAGGCGAAGCGCCGCGGCATCGACGAGCAGGCCGTGCTGCCGGGGCATTGCGCGCAGGATGTCGCGAGCATCCTGTTCACGGCGGCGGGGGAAGATTCCGCGGCGACGCTGGCGCGGATCGCGGCGATCCCAGGGCTCGGAGCGAAGCGGGTCGAGCGGTACGGCAAGCGCCTTGCGTCGCTGCTCACGGCGCCAGGCGAGCAGGCACGGGGGAGCGCGCAGCGCGAGGAGTCGTGA
- the lpxB gene encoding lipid-A-disaccharide synthase: MSGAGAPLLVVAGEASGDRIAAEVLRALGPAVRAFGIGGRGCRAQAMATLADTSDVAAMGTLDVLRKAPALGRSLAALLGRIRKDPPRAALLVNFTELNARLGRALRRRGTRVLWAVAPQVWAWRAGRIRALHDAVDRLAVVLPFEESLWRDAGYDARFVGHPSADAPRLPREVARARLGLGAGRAVAVLPGSRAGEITRLAPLFCEAASRLTARGDVDEARVLVAPWLDARARDELERAARRAGVGITEADAEHGASPLLGAFDLALCASGTACLEAALAGLPTVIGYRVDPLTYALARRLVRTPHIGLPNVLLDRRASPELLQDACSARELATTAASLANDESRARAQADARELEARLRSPSPGTFGARVAALLEPWL; the protein is encoded by the coding sequence GTGAGCGGGGCCGGCGCGCCGTTGCTCGTCGTCGCGGGCGAGGCCTCGGGGGATCGCATCGCGGCCGAGGTGCTGCGCGCGCTCGGTCCGGCCGTGCGCGCGTTCGGCATCGGGGGACGTGGTTGCAGGGCGCAGGCCATGGCGACGCTCGCGGATACGTCGGACGTCGCCGCGATGGGCACGCTCGACGTGCTCCGCAAGGCGCCGGCGCTCGGGCGATCGCTCGCCGCGCTGCTCGGCCGGATCCGAAAGGATCCACCGCGCGCTGCGTTGCTCGTGAACTTCACGGAGCTCAACGCGCGGCTCGGGCGGGCGCTGAGGCGCCGCGGGACACGTGTCCTGTGGGCCGTCGCGCCGCAGGTCTGGGCCTGGCGTGCGGGGAGGATCCGCGCGCTCCACGATGCCGTCGATCGGCTCGCCGTCGTCCTGCCGTTCGAGGAGTCGCTCTGGCGCGACGCGGGGTACGACGCGCGGTTCGTGGGGCATCCGTCCGCCGACGCGCCACGCCTTCCCCGCGAGGTCGCGCGCGCGCGGCTCGGGCTCGGCGCCGGTCGCGCCGTCGCCGTGCTCCCGGGCAGCCGCGCCGGCGAGATCACGCGCCTCGCGCCACTCTTCTGCGAGGCCGCCTCAAGGCTCACGGCCCGCGGCGACGTGGACGAAGCGCGCGTGCTCGTGGCCCCGTGGCTCGACGCGCGCGCCCGCGACGAGCTCGAACGTGCGGCTCGCCGTGCCGGCGTCGGGATCACCGAAGCCGACGCGGAGCATGGCGCATCTCCGCTGCTCGGGGCCTTCGATCTCGCGCTTTGCGCTTCGGGCACGGCTTGTCTGGAGGCAGCGCTCGCCGGGCTGCCCACGGTCATCGGCTACCGCGTCGATCCCCTCACCTACGCCCTCGCGCGCCGCCTCGTGCGCACGCCGCACATCGGCCTGCCGAACGTTCTGCTCGACCGCCGCGCCTCCCCCGAGCTGCTTCAGGACGCGTGCTCGGCCCGCGAGCTCGCCACGACCGCCGCGTCCCTCGCGAACGACGAGTCCCGTGCGCGCGCCCAAGCCGACGCCCGCGAGCTCGAAGCGCGGCTCCGTTCGCCTTCCCCGGGCACGTTCGGCGCGCGCGTCGCGGCCCTGCTGGAGCCGTGGCTCTGA
- a CDS encoding matrixin family metalloprotease, which yields MNASNRGRFAPIAAGLSLVAATLLLAPTASAYCRTTSCKGVGTGARCSPVRPTDCGVELFWKSPCVGFSMQKDASVQIDLDDATQIFVDAFKKWTDADCGDGKHPRIKVVNLGPVECHAHEYNKKAGNANVILFHDDVWPHAGAGSTLALTTVTYNVDTGEIYDADMELNGANVEFTTGIDNVLYDLPSIATHETGHFLGMSHSADGTATMFADYMPGSTDLRSLENDDIEGICAAYPPGDPIPASCDPTPRRGFESQCNPPDITPEDGSCCTTAPGAPRSAGGSALAALALALSLAAKRRAERARP from the coding sequence GTGAACGCAAGTAACCGGGGACGCTTCGCGCCGATCGCAGCCGGGCTCTCGCTCGTCGCAGCGACGCTGCTGCTCGCGCCAACGGCCTCCGCCTACTGCCGCACGACGAGCTGCAAGGGCGTCGGGACCGGCGCGCGTTGCTCGCCCGTGCGCCCCACCGACTGCGGCGTCGAGCTCTTCTGGAAGAGCCCGTGCGTCGGCTTCTCCATGCAGAAGGACGCGTCGGTGCAGATCGACCTCGACGACGCGACGCAGATCTTCGTGGATGCCTTCAAGAAATGGACCGACGCGGACTGCGGCGACGGCAAACATCCGCGCATCAAGGTCGTGAACCTCGGCCCCGTGGAGTGCCACGCGCACGAGTACAACAAGAAGGCGGGCAACGCGAACGTCATCCTGTTCCACGACGACGTGTGGCCGCACGCCGGTGCGGGGAGCACGCTCGCGCTGACCACGGTCACGTACAACGTCGACACTGGCGAGATCTACGACGCCGACATGGAGCTCAACGGGGCGAACGTCGAGTTCACGACCGGCATCGACAACGTCCTCTACGACCTGCCCTCGATCGCGACGCACGAGACGGGCCATTTCCTCGGCATGTCGCACTCCGCGGACGGGACCGCGACGATGTTCGCCGACTACATGCCGGGCTCGACCGACCTGCGATCGCTAGAGAACGACGACATCGAGGGCATCTGCGCAGCCTACCCGCCCGGCGATCCGATCCCCGCATCCTGTGATCCCACGCCGCGCCGCGGCTTCGAGTCGCAGTGCAATCCGCCGGACATCACGCCCGAGGACGGGAGCTGTTGCACGACGGCCCCGGGCGCGCCTCGATCCGCGGGCGGAAGCGCGCTCGCGGCCCTCGCCCTCGCCCTCAGCCTCGCGGCGAAGCGGCGTGCCGAGCGCGCGCGTCCATGA
- a CDS encoding serine/threonine-protein kinase produces the protein MARTQQLIAGRFQVEREVGRGAVGIVFRAFDTVSQRRVALKIIAAGESDPGERTRLLQEGKLLSELDHPGIVQVVAYGALDSSYTAALGRKFDEGTPFIAMEWLEGEDLLTRQLRAALTMRQALDIARQVAFALAAAHDAGVVHRDIKPSNIFVLSSRFPDPDSPPVSTRTTRRTRDEGEPSPEQLTSKLVDFGVATSRDMRLTGNDIFVGTPAYMAPEQARGDAIADARSDIYSLGATLFELLTGRPPHIGSNSIATIALLATTPAPRLSELLLDVPEALDELVARMLMSEREHRPTSSREVALELDALCRDPSVPEVARALATSTEPPPMNTRLVTTLVALQVGSRKEQRLQLLERLRERGADALPLGTDSIVAHLGMRQSHGDEATNALDLGRWLAELGACVGVSTGRTRLDRVKSAGDVVDRASALARKAGEANLLCDGTTKDLDKGFFQFDPVPGGHFKVGARAKPEGRKTEQFIGREAELINALAQYERCVDDRTPIIVTISGPPGIGKSRLGREFVNRITTRDEPPLLVRVRCESFGRAQALGVATDALRAMLGLPKGASLEQVEQALRVRKLRSGDSTLLSRLLANQPFDDGLDPRGARDSLYLSMTELALGAASSGTCVLLFEDAQWSDPESISWIEHLLGRATNLPLFVMMVMRPGFWRDQGQRFVGRDHVRIDLRPMSKKATREIARAIIGEGADEAVLNRVAEQAAGSPLFAEELARVIAAGKDVTTAATIEAAIQVSLDALDDATREAVVRMSVLGLSVWDSGISAVGVADADGALKKLIAAELLVEHGASRFAGTREFLFKHALVRDVAYASANEELRKQIHAAAAEWLANMGEDAATVAQHFDLGAQQEKAAVYWETAARRALATNSLGEAVKMAERALMFATDKPTAFGRAVLLDEAHSRLDAKSSERKEAIDAMAENVFDEESEIRSLGARVRYDYVLGAGFDVEARLIQCRDRAATLGLVEEEARCSASLANLYAYAGQLDLAERETRVLLDLTEHRSIDWAAVDAWQALAVVRQTQGQLGAALDARRNAARAAKSAGLQEREAMLITNVGFALTTIGARHEALHQLEAGLAKASAIGSPGTVRNAQMNLLCWAATFGPDSRLDGALTEPRASADEATVAWFHKDRVTLGTLFYRGCELLRTDGTGNIPRARSLLKTATEAYRASQNRDVLPVALGFWAEAERRFGNSDQAIELAREAARLVESGAPSLLNEASIYLTLHDAYVDIGDLKSARDAIERAVPHLERRLKGLEGTPYAHAFLVNLPHNAGLLAAAEAYGCVTKPIEQVLALPPSES, from the coding sequence ATGGCACGCACCCAGCAGCTCATCGCCGGGCGATTTCAGGTCGAGCGCGAGGTCGGACGTGGCGCCGTCGGCATCGTGTTCCGCGCGTTCGACACGGTCTCCCAGCGGCGCGTCGCCCTGAAGATCATCGCCGCAGGCGAGTCCGATCCCGGCGAGCGCACCCGCCTCCTGCAAGAAGGCAAGCTCCTGAGCGAGCTCGATCATCCAGGGATCGTCCAGGTCGTGGCCTACGGCGCCCTCGACTCGAGTTACACCGCCGCGCTCGGCCGCAAGTTCGACGAGGGCACGCCCTTCATCGCCATGGAGTGGCTCGAAGGCGAGGACCTGCTCACGCGCCAGCTCCGCGCCGCGCTCACGATGCGCCAGGCCCTCGACATCGCGCGTCAGGTCGCCTTCGCGCTCGCCGCCGCTCACGACGCCGGCGTCGTCCACCGCGACATCAAGCCCTCGAACATCTTCGTCCTGTCGAGCCGCTTCCCCGATCCCGACTCGCCCCCCGTCTCCACGCGCACGACGCGCAGGACCCGCGACGAAGGCGAGCCTTCCCCCGAGCAGCTCACCTCGAAGCTCGTCGATTTCGGCGTCGCGACCTCGCGCGACATGCGCCTGACCGGCAACGACATCTTCGTCGGCACCCCCGCGTACATGGCCCCCGAGCAGGCCCGCGGCGACGCCATCGCCGACGCGCGCAGCGACATCTACTCGCTCGGCGCGACGCTCTTCGAGCTGCTCACGGGAAGGCCCCCGCACATCGGATCGAACTCGATCGCCACGATCGCGCTGCTCGCCACGACGCCCGCGCCCCGCTTGAGCGAGCTGCTCCTCGACGTCCCTGAGGCTCTCGACGAGCTCGTCGCGCGCATGCTCATGTCGGAGCGCGAGCACCGCCCGACGTCGTCGCGCGAGGTCGCGCTCGAGCTCGACGCGCTCTGCCGTGATCCATCCGTCCCCGAGGTCGCGCGCGCGCTCGCCACGTCGACCGAGCCGCCGCCCATGAACACGCGGCTCGTCACGACGCTCGTCGCGCTGCAGGTCGGCTCGCGCAAGGAGCAACGCCTTCAGCTCCTCGAACGACTGCGCGAGCGCGGCGCCGACGCCCTGCCCCTCGGCACCGACTCGATCGTCGCGCACCTCGGCATGCGCCAGTCGCACGGCGACGAGGCCACGAACGCCCTCGATCTCGGCCGCTGGCTCGCTGAGCTCGGCGCGTGCGTGGGCGTCTCCACGGGCCGCACGCGGCTCGATCGCGTCAAATCCGCGGGCGACGTCGTCGATCGCGCGAGCGCCCTCGCCCGGAAGGCGGGCGAGGCAAACCTGCTCTGCGACGGCACGACGAAGGACCTCGACAAGGGCTTCTTCCAGTTCGACCCGGTCCCGGGCGGCCATTTCAAGGTCGGCGCCCGCGCCAAGCCCGAGGGCCGCAAGACCGAGCAGTTCATCGGCCGCGAAGCCGAGCTCATCAACGCGCTCGCGCAGTACGAGCGCTGCGTCGACGATCGCACGCCGATCATCGTCACGATCTCGGGCCCACCCGGCATCGGCAAGAGCCGCCTCGGCCGCGAGTTCGTCAACCGCATCACGACGCGCGACGAACCCCCGCTGCTCGTGCGCGTGCGTTGCGAATCCTTCGGCCGCGCCCAGGCCCTCGGCGTCGCCACCGACGCCCTCCGCGCCATGCTCGGCCTTCCGAAAGGCGCGAGCCTCGAACAGGTCGAGCAAGCTCTACGCGTACGCAAGCTCCGGAGCGGCGACAGCACCTTGCTCTCGCGCCTGCTCGCGAACCAGCCCTTCGACGACGGCCTCGATCCGCGCGGCGCCCGCGACTCGCTTTACCTCTCGATGACCGAGCTCGCCCTCGGCGCCGCCTCCAGCGGCACCTGTGTCCTGCTCTTCGAGGACGCGCAGTGGTCGGACCCCGAGAGCATCTCCTGGATCGAGCACCTGCTCGGCCGCGCCACGAACCTGCCCCTGTTCGTGATGATGGTCATGCGACCGGGCTTCTGGCGAGATCAAGGCCAGCGTTTCGTCGGCCGAGATCACGTGCGGATCGACCTGCGCCCGATGTCGAAGAAGGCCACGCGCGAGATCGCCCGCGCCATCATCGGCGAGGGTGCGGACGAGGCCGTGCTGAACCGCGTCGCCGAGCAAGCCGCGGGCTCGCCGCTCTTCGCCGAGGAGCTCGCGCGCGTCATCGCCGCGGGCAAGGACGTCACCACAGCGGCCACGATCGAGGCCGCGATCCAGGTCAGCCTCGACGCCCTCGACGACGCGACGCGCGAGGCCGTCGTGCGCATGAGCGTCCTCGGCCTGAGCGTGTGGGACTCCGGCATCAGCGCCGTCGGCGTCGCGGACGCGGACGGCGCCTTGAAAAAGCTCATCGCCGCGGAGCTGCTCGTCGAGCACGGCGCGAGCCGCTTCGCCGGCACGCGCGAGTTCCTCTTCAAGCACGCCCTCGTCCGCGACGTCGCCTACGCCTCGGCGAACGAGGAGCTCCGCAAGCAGATCCACGCCGCCGCAGCCGAATGGCTCGCCAACATGGGCGAGGATGCCGCGACCGTCGCGCAGCACTTCGACCTCGGCGCGCAGCAAGAGAAGGCCGCCGTCTACTGGGAGACCGCCGCGCGGCGCGCCCTCGCCACGAACTCGCTCGGAGAGGCCGTGAAGATGGCCGAACGAGCGCTCATGTTCGCGACGGACAAACCCACCGCATTCGGCCGCGCGGTGCTGCTCGACGAGGCCCACAGCCGCCTCGACGCGAAGTCCTCCGAGCGCAAGGAGGCCATCGACGCGATGGCCGAAAACGTATTCGACGAGGAGAGCGAGATCCGCTCCCTCGGCGCGCGCGTCCGGTACGACTACGTGCTCGGCGCCGGCTTCGACGTCGAAGCCCGCCTCATTCAGTGCCGCGATCGCGCCGCGACGCTCGGCCTCGTCGAGGAAGAGGCGCGCTGCTCGGCGTCGCTCGCGAACCTCTACGCCTACGCAGGCCAGCTCGACCTCGCCGAGCGCGAGACACGTGTCCTGCTCGACCTCACCGAGCACCGCTCGATCGACTGGGCCGCCGTCGACGCCTGGCAGGCCCTCGCGGTCGTGCGGCAGACGCAGGGCCAGCTCGGGGCAGCGCTCGATGCCCGGCGCAACGCGGCCCGCGCCGCGAAGAGCGCAGGCCTGCAAGAGCGCGAGGCCATGCTCATCACGAACGTCGGCTTCGCCCTGACCACGATCGGCGCACGCCACGAGGCCCTGCACCAGCTCGAGGCGGGCCTCGCGAAGGCCTCCGCGATCGGCAGCCCCGGAACGGTGCGCAACGCGCAGATGAACCTGCTCTGCTGGGCCGCGACGTTCGGCCCCGACAGCCGCCTCGACGGGGCCCTCACCGAGCCCCGCGCGAGCGCCGACGAAGCGACCGTCGCCTGGTTCCACAAGGATCGCGTGACGCTCGGCACGCTCTTCTACCGCGGCTGCGAGCTCTTGCGCACGGACGGCACGGGCAACATCCCGCGCGCGCGATCGCTGCTCAAGACGGCGACCGAGGCCTACCGCGCCTCGCAAAACCGTGACGTCCTGCCCGTCGCGCTCGGCTTCTGGGCCGAGGCCGAGCGTCGCTTCGGCAACTCCGACCAGGCGATCGAGCTCGCCCGCGAGGCCGCGCGCCTCGTCGAATCCGGGGCGCCGAGCCTGCTCAACGAAGCCTCGATCTACCTGACGCTGCACGACGCCTACGTCGACATCGGCGACCTGAAGAGCGCCCGCGACGCGATCGAGCGCGCCGTCCCTCACCTCGAGCGCCGCCTGAAGGGCCTCGAAGGCACGCCCTACGCGCACGCCTTCCTGGTGAACCTCCCGCACAACGCAGGCCTGCTCGCCGCCGCCGAAGCCTACGGCTGCGTCACGAAGCCCATCGAGCAGGTCCTCGCTCTCCCTCCCTCCGAAAGCTAG